TATTTAGGTCGCGGTAAAGCGTTTCGCATCGACCTTTCACTAAGAGACAGCGAAAAGCACAGATCACGAATGGTCATTCAAGAAATCATTGCTGCCGTTCGCGAACTTTCGCGCATCAAATGTGGTGCCCTCATTGTGGTTGAGGAGCCGGAAGCCGAATGGGACTACTTAACACCAGGCACACCTGTAAACGCCGATGTATCGCATGATCTTCTTTTGAGCATTTTCCATACTGCTTCTCCATTGCATGACGGTGCGGCAATTCTGCGCAAAGACAAAATTGTTGCAGCTGGGGTAATTCTTCCTATAACAGACAATCCTAAATTGAGTTATCGTTATGGCACACGTCATAGAGCAGCTTTGGGACTTTCCGAAATTTACGATGGGCTTTGCATTGTTGTTTCAGAAGAAACAGGAGCTATCTCTCTTGCCAGTCGCGGCATGCTTATGCGCCTCAATGACGCAGATGAATTGAATGACCCGCTTTCATACATGTACGATCACGAAAGCACAGATAGACCATCAAATCCTTTGCAATTGTTTCTCTCTGTCTTTGGCAAACCAAGGCGCGGTCCAATTGGCTTCAAAGGACAGATGGGCAGAATTATCGAAGAAAAGCCTCAAGCTGAGTCTGAAGAGCCGGAAGGCGAACCAGTCTAGCCGGCCGACAAAAGCTCGTCCACGACACGCTTAGCAGCGTCTTTGCGATTTGCTGCTTTGACAATTGGACGTCCAACCACAATGTAATGAGCACCATTAGCAATTGCGTCAGCTGGGGTTACAACCCGCACTTGATCATCCTGTCCAGCCCAAGTCGGGCGAATGCCTGGTGTAACAATTACAAAATCCCGACCACAGGCTTCTGCTATAAGCGTTGCCTCGCTAGCAGATGCAACCACTCCATCAGCCCCGGCAGATTTAGCCAACAACGCCAGCTTCTTCACCTGACTTTCAACTTGTCCGGCAATGCCAATTTCATCGTTCATTACTTGCTGAGACATGCTGGTTAATACTGTTACAGCCAGAAGAATAGGCTTGGCTCCGTTTGCCTTCGCACAAGCTTCTACGGCAGCTCCTATCATTTTCGAGCCGCCGGCGGCGTGCACATTAAACATCTTCACGTTGTGAGCGACTACAGCGGCGCTTGCAGCAGCGACTGTGTTGGGAATATCGTGAAACTTGCCGTCAAAGAAGACCGGCAACGACTCCTGGGAAAACCAGGATAAAAGAGCAAGCCCTTCTCTGCTGTAAAGCTCAAGTCCTACTTTGAACATGCCGACTTCATTACGCAGCTCGTCAGCCAGCTTTTGCGCTTCAGCCAAAGTGGGCACATCCAGCGCAACAATCAAATTCTCTTTGCCAGCCATGATTCAACCCACCAAAAATTAAGACGCGCTCATACTAGCACGCCAGGCAGGCTCGAGTGAGACTCGTATTACTTAGCGACTGCCTTATCGCGGTTATAACGCTTCTGGAAGCGATCTACGCGACCTTCCGTGTCGATGATTTTCTGCATGCCAGTGAAATATGGGTGGCAGTTGCTGCAAATTTCTACTCTAATATCCGAGCGTGTCGAACCAAGCTCGACTTTGCCACCGCAAACGCAAGTTGCGGTTATTTCGTGATACTGAGGATGGATTCCTTCTTTCATCTTTACATCCCGGGAAAAATTAATCTAGAACGAAATATCATAGCAGACGCAAAGAGGGGTCGACCAGAAGAGAAACAACCTTTTAAGATTTGCCCTGGCTACCTTTACGGGCTCTCATCAATGGCTATTCGCAGACCGAAAGGACCTTGGTCTTAATCTGGTGTTCTATACACTGCTCAAGCGATTGGCGCAGCGTAGTTTTTGCTTTCCAGGAAAAGACTTTGTCGATTTTGCTTACATCAGGAATACGCATACGTACATCATCGGCATAAACAGGCAAATGCTCGTAAGAGAGACTATAGCTTTGCGGCAATAGCTTGCGCTCTTTTGCTATTTGAACAATCAACTCTGTCAATTGCAAAATAGTGACCGGCTCCGGATTTCCAATATTGAAGGTTTCATTCACTGCTTTTGCATCCAGCGAATAGGTCGCAATAGCTTCCGCTACATCAAAAATATTGGTAAAGCAACGAACTTGTTGCCCGTCACCCAATACCTTCAATGGTTGTTGTTTTTCAACGATTATTTTACGAATCATGTCAGCGAAGACATGACTCACACCTTGATCTTCCGGTGACTCAAAGGGAGTGATGATGTTGAATGGACGCCAGATAGTGTACTTAGTATCGTATTGTTCGTGAAAAGACTTAACTACTCTTTCGCCTATGTATTTGGATAGTCCATAGGAAGTTGACATAACTTGTGAAAGATCGGCATCTTCCTCTTTGTGAGGAACAGTTTTTGATCTTTCGTAGACCATACTTGAAGAAAGATAGATAAAATGACGAATCTTGTCTGCACCATGCTTGAGTAAATTCATCGTCATCAAATTATTGTCGACGATAATATCGGCCGGTTTTTCATGAAAGCCAATTACGCCATAAACAAGTGCTGCTGCGTGAAACACAACATCAACTTGATGCTTGCTGAAAAGATCTTTTACGCTTGATGAATCAGTCAAATCCATTTGCATGAATTCGTAATTTCTCTTGCGATCAATGGTGCCGTACCTGGCAAAATTATCAACGCCGATAATGGAATGTCCAAGCTTTTGGAATTCCGGTATCACCATTTGTGCAAGCGATCCCTCGCTGCCGCTAATGAGCATTTTCATGCGATAAATCTCACAGTTCTTGTCTACCAGTCAGGCAGGTTTTAGAGTAGCACAATCCTGCTTTCTGGTGATGACGAGCCCTGTTTGGGTGGTATTATTCCAATATATACACTTGCGCAGGCAGCTTGCCGTTAGGGCTTTTAATGAGAAAACAGAAAATTGCCATACTCGGTGGTTGCGGGCACGTCGGC
The Candidatus Obscuribacterales bacterium DNA segment above includes these coding regions:
- the cdaA gene encoding diadenylate cyclase CdaA; translation: MNPLKELTIDFSILQTAISHADWLSLARLFIELFIIFYAIVWLWGRIRGTQAERLVKGLMTLVGICIASWALGFTLITSILQSLIPVALLGILIIFQPEIRRGLGYLGRGKAFRIDLSLRDSEKHRSRMVIQEIIAAVRELSRIKCGALIVVEEPEAEWDYLTPGTPVNADVSHDLLLSIFHTASPLHDGAAILRKDKIVAAGVILPITDNPKLSYRYGTRHRAALGLSEIYDGLCIVVSEETGAISLASRGMLMRLNDADELNDPLSYMYDHESTDRPSNPLQLFLSVFGKPRRGPIGFKGQMGRIIEEKPQAESEEPEGEPV
- the pyrF gene encoding orotidine-5'-phosphate decarboxylase; this encodes MAGKENLIVALDVPTLAEAQKLADELRNEVGMFKVGLELYSREGLALLSWFSQESLPVFFDGKFHDIPNTVAAASAAVVAHNVKMFNVHAAGGSKMIGAAVEACAKANGAKPILLAVTVLTSMSQQVMNDEIGIAGQVESQVKKLALLAKSAGADGVVASASEATLIAEACGRDFVIVTPGIRPTWAGQDDQVRVVTPADAIANGAHYIVVGRPIVKAANRKDAAKRVVDELLSAG
- the rpmE gene encoding 50S ribosomal protein L31, with amino-acid sequence MKEGIHPQYHEITATCVCGGKVELGSTRSDIRVEICSNCHPYFTGMQKIIDTEGRVDRFQKRYNRDKAVAK
- a CDS encoding NAD-dependent epimerase/dehydratase family protein, producing MKMLISGSEGSLAQMVIPEFQKLGHSIIGVDNFARYGTIDRKRNYEFMQMDLTDSSSVKDLFSKHQVDVVFHAAALVYGVIGFHEKPADIIVDNNLMTMNLLKHGADKIRHFIYLSSSMVYERSKTVPHKEEDADLSQVMSTSYGLSKYIGERVVKSFHEQYDTKYTIWRPFNIITPFESPEDQGVSHVFADMIRKIIVEKQQPLKVLGDGQQVRCFTNIFDVAEAIATYSLDAKAVNETFNIGNPEPVTILQLTELIVQIAKERKLLPQSYSLSYEHLPVYADDVRMRIPDVSKIDKVFSWKAKTTLRQSLEQCIEHQIKTKVLSVCE